The genomic segment CGGCGCCAAAAGTCGTTCTTGAATTACCGGAGAAGGCGGCTCTGGGAGTTCCGGACTACTTCTGGACGGGCTGATAGGCGCCCGGGACCATCCGGGTCGCGATGGCGATCCGGTTGTACGCGTTGATCACGGTGGCCGCCCAGATCAGCGCCGCGACCTGCTCCTCGTCGAACACCTCGGCGGCCGCCGCGTAGACGTCGTCGGGCACGTGGCCGTCGTGGACCAGGGTCACGGCCTCGGTCAACGCCAGGGCGGCGCGCTCGCGGGCGGTGAAGAAGGGGGTCTCGCGCCAGGCGCTGAGCGCGTAGATCCGCTGCTCGGTCTCGCCCTGCGCGCGGGCGTCCTTGGTGTGCATGTCCAGACAGAACGCGCAGCCGTTGATCTGCGAGGCGCGAATTCTGATCAGTTCGAGGATCTCGGGCTCGACCTTCGCGTCCCGGGCCGCGGAAACGGCGGCGCCGTGCAGGGAGCCCATCGCTCCGGACACATCGGGGGTGATTTTCTTGAGGGCCACACGAGATATGGAATCGCTGTTGCTCATGGGGAGAACTCTATATCCGAATTCCCGGCTGTGTAACTGTTTCGTCTCGACGCGAGCTTTCCCACAACCGTTGTCCCCCTATCGGCTGTCTAGGCAGGCAGGACCAGTGGAGCGCGCGAAAGGGAAGGCCCGCCATGGGGGACATAGGCAGAAGAGGCGCAGTCGCACTCACCATCACCGGACTGCTGACACCGCTCACGCTCGCGTGGGGCACCGCGCCCGCGCAGGCGGCGAGTTGTACGACGTCGACGGGGCCGTACCAGAAGCAGGTGGAGAAGTTCCTCGGCCGGCCGGTCGACGGCAAGCAGTCCACCGCCGACTGCAAGGCCATCAGGGCCTTCCAGACCAAGCACGGCATCACGCCGAACATCGGCTACGCGGGATCCGTCACCTGGGGCGTGATGGACCTGATGAACAAGCAGAAGGCCGTCGGCAAGAACCCCAACAAGGCCGGCAAGTGCCCGACCAACAAGGGCCGCATCGCCTGTGTGAACCTGACCCTCCAGCTGACCTGGATCCAGGACGGCAAGAAGCTCGTCTACGGGCCCGTGCCGGTCCGCACCGGCCGCGACGGCTACGAGACCCGCACCGGACTGAAGCAGATCTACTGGCGGAACATCGACCACGTCTCGTCGATCTACCACGTGCCGATGCCCTACAGCCAGTTCTTCGACGGCGGCCAGGCCTTCCACTCCGTCGGCGTCAGCATGTGGAACCCGCCCGGCTCCCACGGCTGCGTCAACATGACCAGGACCGACGCCAAGAAGTACTGGTCGCTGCTGAAGAAGGGCGACGACGTCTACGTGTACGGCCGCAAGCCGGGCACCTGACAGGCGGTCGGGAGCCCGGCCCGGCGACGACGGTGAAACGTCACGCCTCGGGCGCGTCCCCGAAGTCCGGGATCTCCAGCCGCACCCCACCCTGCCGCGCCGACTCGTGCGCGACGATGCCCGGCAGGGTGTAGCGGGCCGCCACCCAGGCGTTCACCGACGGCAGTGTCCGGGTGTTGACGGCGGTCACGAAGTCGTCCACCAGGAAGTGGTGGCTGCCCTCGTGCCCGTTGTGCAGCTCGTCGAACTCCCGCGGCAGCCGCGCCCGGTCGTGCACCGGCGCCGACCCGGAGGTGAAGGCGGCCCGCAGATCCGGCGCGATGTGCTGGAGCGAGGGATCGTCCGGGGACAGGGTGGGCTTGGGCGCAAGGAGTTCGCTGATGTCCTCGACCCCCTTCTTGTCCTGCCAGAACGCCACGGTGGCGAGCTGTTCCATGCTGGCGTCCGTGCCGAAGAACCGGAAACGCGACTCCCGGATCTGCGAGG from the Streptomyces sp. NBC_00310 genome contains:
- a CDS encoding carboxymuconolactone decarboxylase family protein, yielding MSNSDSISRVALKKITPDVSGAMGSLHGAAVSAARDAKVEPEILELIRIRASQINGCAFCLDMHTKDARAQGETEQRIYALSAWRETPFFTARERAALALTEAVTLVHDGHVPDDVYAAAAEVFDEEQVAALIWAATVINAYNRIAIATRMVPGAYQPVQK
- a CDS encoding L,D-transpeptidase family protein produces the protein MGDIGRRGAVALTITGLLTPLTLAWGTAPAQAASCTTSTGPYQKQVEKFLGRPVDGKQSTADCKAIRAFQTKHGITPNIGYAGSVTWGVMDLMNKQKAVGKNPNKAGKCPTNKGRIACVNLTLQLTWIQDGKKLVYGPVPVRTGRDGYETRTGLKQIYWRNIDHVSSIYHVPMPYSQFFDGGQAFHSVGVSMWNPPGSHGCVNMTRTDAKKYWSLLKKGDDVYVYGRKPGT